DNA sequence from the Bacteroidota bacterium genome:
GCCTATCTGAAGCTTCTAAACCAGGTAAGAGATATTGCTGGCATCGAAGCGCCGGTATCCCTCGCACATCTGCTTACGTTTCCAGACATCATCAAATCCCTCGATGATTCAGCAGAAGCCAATGAAGTGCTCTGGAAAGCCGTTAAGGCTGCTGTGCAAAATGGACTTGAGAACCTCAAGGCCATGCGCATCAAAGAAGGCAGTGCACTCAAGAAAGATCTCGAAGAGCGCCTTAACATTATTGAAGACCGGCTCAAAAAGGTTGAGGTACGGGCACCTGAACGCGTCGAGGAGTCTCGCGCCAAACTAAAGGACCGGCTCCGAGAAATTTTTGAAGACGATCGCATCGACCGTGACCGCATTGAGCTTGAAATCACATTGCTTGCTGACCGACTCGATGTTACCGAAGAATGTGTACGCCTGCATTCGCACCTCCAGTTGTTTCGCGATGCCTTA
Encoded proteins:
- a CDS encoding YicC/YloC family endoribonuclease produces the protein MIASMTGFGRGQAQTDSLVVTVELRSVNSRYCEVSARLPRQLAEYENNIQNLVKQSVTRGRINLQFQIESAEDTGAPMQVHKETVSAYLKLLNQVRDIAGIEAPVSLAHLLTFPDIIKSLDDSAEANEVLWKAVKAAVQNGLENLKAMRIKEGSALKKDLEERLNIIEDRLKKVEVRAPERVEESRAKLKDRLREIFEDDRIDRDRIELEITLLADRLDVTEECVRLHSHLQLFRDALQSSDPVGRKLNFITQEINREINTIGSKANDKRVAHIVVEMKEELEKIREQIQNLE